The DNA segment GCCTAGCGGAAGGATCGTCCGTTGAAGACATCCTTCGTTCCTTCCCATCACTCACGGAAGAGGACGTTCGGGCCGTGATCGCGTTCGCGGCAGCCTCTGCCGAAGAGGACTTGCCGGTTTCCGGCCTTCCTGCGGGGCTATGAGGATTAAGATCGACGAGAACCTCCCCACCGACCTGGCTCGCGAGTTGGCGGGGCTTGGACATGATGTCGACACCGTACGAGACGAGGCGGCGTCCGGCAAGCCCGATGGGGAAGTATGGGACGTGACTCGGCGCGGGGGTCGCTTCTTCATCGCGCAGGATCTTG comes from the Limnochorda pilosa genome and includes:
- a CDS encoding DUF433 domain-containing protein, whose protein sequence is MPADARGGRDSPAVLAGLAEGSSVEDILRSFPSLTEEDVRAVIAFAAASAEEDLPVSGLPAGL